In Brevibacillus brevis, a genomic segment contains:
- a CDS encoding S-layer homology domain-containing protein has translation MQDSGFKKKDRLTTNIPQEQFVYTRGGEHKVMKKVVNSVLASALALTVAPMVFAAEDTTTAPKMDAAMEKTVKRLEALGLVAGYGNGDYGVDKTITRAEFATLIVRARGLEQGAKLAQFNSTFTDVRSTDWFAGFVNVASGEEIVKGFPDKSFKPQNQVTYAEAVTMIVRALGYEPSVKGVWPNSMISKASELNIAKGISNPNNAAVRGDVFKMLDNALRVDLMEQVEYGTDIRFNVTDETLLTKYLDVTVRDMEWAHDDGNDPDDLPVVTKIPTIGLGELKSNEVKLNGKDAGLGSTTYKVADGINPNEFDGQHVQVWIKDDKENVIVWMEGSEDEDVVMDRLDTFYLNGKAYSDPSNLSNSDLDDLKISMDGSGKSYKFTKDTKVTYNFQQYNDAVDGLKDIIKDNNSDSGYTFAAKLVLSDNNEISYIHVIDDQTMDKSRKGLKYGSEVIKKIDADKKKIENLDNHKFSDLDDLDEGIDFTVLLDGKPAKLADLKPMDVYSVYYADGDEDKLIVVANRTVVEGKVDKVVTRSSSDIRLTIGDKTYRMRQDGSTYSDNANKDVKTLSSKDWDWVSDLDGEDVKAYLDPSGRIRHIETSDAVNDRKLKAIITKQATYNPSSDEYAFVVMTEKGKKLTVSLDKKKIEDVDGKSFDKNDREDELEGLLTPSKDKDLVLLEVSLDSKGEVSKAKIMDTSKLKFSEGSAWEKLADEDDDAVGDAEVTDDTAVFKMTGEITPGKRPELKSPGTVKFKDVADSSNLKVYYLLNDDEDEVEAIFVVDGSGLGGDARFGFVKDFKTSGGADVITLLTKDDSGALIEKEFKLDDDKDDLVDKGIRRGDFIAFDTNSDDEIIVDDVEEVVDRADTSEAARITLDEDEWADNGIEDLRVAQVEDVDGNTIKTTGGSKLLTSSSTAYIDAFDDLEATDGVEDGDLIILIDSDDDGSRYDYVLIVADEDYLDENDISEDAIEEFLSQTPGEKPGNGGGDNWDAIASKLDGVFTSMGGGVYAYQVVADLNSKVSEDDIESVELKIGNQTLTQPEVKVTYTNGGMKVQVSTDVKEAKTGTLKVTSVDGKTDTATVTFKEA, from the coding sequence TTGCAGGATTCGGGCTTTAAAAAGAAAGATAGATTAACAACAAATATTCCCCAAGAACAATTTGTTTATACTAGAGGAGGAGAACACAAGGTTATGAAAAAGGTCGTTAACAGTGTACTGGCAAGTGCCCTCGCACTTACTGTTGCTCCAATGGTTTTCGCAGCAGAGGACACAACTACTGCTCCTAAAATGGATGCTGCAATGGAGAAAACCGTAAAACGTCTGGAAGCTCTTGGCCTGGTAGCAGGTTATGGCAACGGCGATTACGGCGTAGATAAAACAATCACTCGTGCTGAGTTCGCTACTCTGATCGTTCGCGCTCGCGGACTGGAGCAAGGTGCGAAACTGGCACAATTCAACTCTACTTTCACTGACGTTCGTTCCACTGACTGGTTCGCTGGTTTCGTAAACGTAGCTTCCGGTGAAGAAATCGTAAAAGGTTTCCCGGACAAATCTTTCAAACCGCAAAACCAAGTTACTTATGCTGAAGCAGTAACCATGATCGTTCGCGCTCTGGGTTATGAGCCATCCGTTAAAGGTGTATGGCCAAACAGCATGATCTCCAAAGCTTCCGAGCTGAACATTGCAAAAGGTATCAGCAACCCTAACAATGCAGCAGTTCGCGGTGACGTATTCAAAATGCTGGACAACGCTCTTCGCGTAGACCTGATGGAGCAAGTTGAATACGGTACTGACATCCGTTTCAACGTAACTGACGAAACTCTGCTGACCAAATATCTGGATGTAACTGTTCGTGACATGGAATGGGCTCACGATGACGGCAACGATCCAGACGATCTGCCAGTAGTTACCAAAATCCCAACAATCGGTTTGGGTGAACTGAAATCCAACGAAGTAAAACTGAACGGTAAAGACGCTGGTCTGGGCAGCACTACTTACAAAGTAGCAGACGGCATCAACCCGAACGAGTTCGATGGTCAACACGTACAAGTGTGGATCAAAGACGACAAAGAAAACGTAATCGTTTGGATGGAAGGTTCCGAAGACGAAGACGTAGTAATGGACCGTCTGGACACTTTCTACCTGAATGGCAAAGCTTATTCCGATCCTTCCAACCTGAGCAACTCTGATCTGGACGATCTGAAAATCTCCATGGACGGAAGCGGTAAATCCTACAAATTTACCAAAGACACCAAAGTTACTTACAACTTCCAACAATACAACGATGCTGTTGACGGTCTGAAAGACATCATCAAAGACAACAACTCCGACAGCGGCTATACTTTCGCAGCTAAGCTGGTTCTGAGCGACAACAACGAAATCAGCTACATCCACGTAATTGACGACCAAACTATGGACAAATCCAGAAAAGGTCTGAAATACGGTTCTGAAGTAATCAAGAAAATCGATGCTGACAAGAAGAAAATCGAAAACCTTGATAACCACAAATTCAGCGACCTGGATGACCTCGATGAAGGCATTGACTTCACTGTCCTCCTGGATGGCAAACCAGCGAAACTGGCTGACCTGAAACCAATGGACGTATACAGCGTATACTACGCTGATGGCGACGAGGACAAACTGATCGTTGTTGCTAACCGTACTGTAGTTGAAGGTAAAGTTGACAAAGTTGTTACTCGTAGCAGCTCTGACATCCGTCTGACTATCGGTGACAAAACTTACCGTATGCGTCAAGATGGTTCTACTTACTCCGACAATGCGAACAAAGATGTGAAAACCCTGAGCAGCAAAGATTGGGATTGGGTAAGCGACCTCGATGGTGAAGATGTAAAAGCATACCTGGATCCATCTGGCCGCATCCGTCACATCGAAACTTCTGACGCTGTTAACGATCGCAAACTGAAAGCGATCATCACAAAACAAGCTACTTACAACCCAAGCAGCGATGAGTACGCATTCGTGGTGATGACAGAAAAAGGCAAGAAACTGACTGTCTCCCTCGATAAGAAGAAAATCGAAGACGTTGACGGTAAATCTTTCGACAAAAACGATCGTGAAGATGAACTGGAAGGTCTCCTGACTCCAAGCAAAGATAAAGATCTCGTACTGCTCGAAGTTTCCCTGGATTCCAAAGGTGAAGTGAGCAAAGCGAAAATCATGGATACTTCCAAACTGAAATTCAGCGAAGGATCCGCTTGGGAAAAACTGGCCGATGAAGATGACGATGCAGTAGGCGATGCAGAAGTAACAGACGACACTGCAGTCTTCAAAATGACTGGCGAAATCACTCCAGGAAAACGCCCTGAACTGAAATCTCCAGGTACTGTTAAGTTCAAAGACGTTGCTGATTCCAGCAACCTGAAAGTTTACTACCTGCTGAACGACGATGAAGATGAAGTAGAAGCAATCTTCGTTGTAGACGGAAGCGGTTTGGGCGGAGACGCTCGTTTCGGTTTCGTGAAAGACTTCAAAACTTCCGGTGGAGCAGACGTTATCACCCTGTTGACCAAAGACGACTCCGGCGCCCTGATTGAAAAAGAATTCAAACTGGACGACGACAAAGACGATCTGGTTGACAAAGGTATCCGCCGTGGTGACTTCATCGCATTCGATACCAACTCCGATGACGAAATCATCGTAGACGATGTTGAAGAAGTAGTAGACCGTGCAGACACCAGCGAAGCTGCGAGAATCACTCTGGACGAAGATGAGTGGGCTGACAACGGCATTGAAGACCTGCGTGTAGCTCAAGTTGAAGATGTAGATGGCAACACCATCAAGACTACTGGTGGTTCTAAATTGCTGACTTCCTCTTCCACTGCTTACATCGATGCATTTGATGATCTGGAAGCTACCGACGGTGTTGAAGATGGCGATCTGATCATCCTGATCGACTCCGACGATGACGGTTCCCGTTATGACTACGTTCTGATCGTCGCTGACGAAGACTACCTGGATGAAAACGACATCTCCGAGGATGCTATCGAAGAATTCCTGAGCCAAACTCCAGGTGAAAAACCAGGTAACGGTGGCGGCGACAACTGGGATGCTATCGCAAGCAAACTTGATGGTGTATTCACCAGCATGGGTGGCGGCGTATACGCATACCAAGTAGTTGCTGACCTGAACAGCAAAGTATCCGAAGACGATATCGAGTCTGTTGAACTGAAAATCGGCAACCAAACTCTGACTCAGCCAGAAGTTAAAGTAACTTACACTAATGGCGGAATGAAAGTTCAAGTATCCACAGACGTGAAAGAAGCAAAAACCGGTACTCTGAAAGTTACTAGCGTAGATGGCAAAACTGACACAGCTACTGTAACTTTCAAAGAAGCGTAA
- a CDS encoding TolC family protein, with protein MNFPYSKKWMTISLAAVLTTAIGAGTLTASANTATTEQTKASTTTTADQSKDTTATDAKATDAAAKETTDAAAKDATDAKAGSSATGTTTTTTTGTATDKNTSTTGTTGTTTTGASTSNTTTTAPAATTPSTTTTAPAAGVEELTLDKAIKQALETNATLESARLDAKNADLNQMLSYRTSAEMPTDMIESLDAAKAKYVTNAQADMNKKLNALQVTATESKIKLGAQQAYYNLIFAQDDLELKKQSLSRAQQQLKVAQAAFKVGTKAKTDVLQAEMGVAGAQASLTSAQNAVEVARMDLNDFLGVDLNKQWKVVSSNKQAAPIKMTMQQAEEQAISKRVEMTKAQEELNLAELNVKLIEEYSALSTWPGKVARNNVEKSKLALEEQKRTISKEVAQAYLNLDAARKAIEYQKTAKDSAAESYRLTNLRFENGLATTLEVIQAEEELSDRENQYQKAVLNYNLAVVNFETALGN; from the coding sequence GTGAATTTTCCATACTCGAAAAAATGGATGACCATTAGTTTGGCGGCAGTTCTGACTACGGCGATTGGCGCAGGAACCTTGACGGCATCTGCAAATACAGCCACGACCGAGCAAACGAAAGCAAGCACGACTACAACAGCTGATCAGTCGAAGGACACGACGGCTACCGACGCGAAAGCGACAGATGCGGCTGCGAAGGAAACCACCGATGCAGCAGCAAAGGATGCAACCGACGCAAAAGCGGGTAGCTCGGCTACCGGTACTACTACTACTACCACTACCGGAACAGCGACGGACAAAAACACTTCGACAACCGGAACAACGGGAACGACCACAACCGGTGCATCGACCAGCAACACGACAACGACTGCACCGGCTGCCACGACTCCGTCTACGACGACTACTGCACCCGCAGCCGGAGTAGAAGAGCTCACGCTGGACAAAGCGATCAAGCAAGCGCTGGAAACCAACGCGACTCTGGAGTCCGCTCGACTGGACGCGAAAAACGCGGACCTGAACCAAATGCTTTCCTATCGCACTTCTGCTGAAATGCCGACAGACATGATCGAGTCGCTGGATGCAGCGAAAGCGAAGTATGTGACCAATGCCCAGGCCGATATGAACAAAAAGCTGAACGCGCTGCAGGTAACCGCGACTGAATCGAAAATCAAACTGGGTGCGCAGCAGGCGTACTACAACCTGATTTTTGCCCAGGATGACCTGGAATTGAAAAAGCAAAGCCTGTCTCGCGCCCAGCAGCAGCTGAAAGTAGCCCAAGCTGCCTTTAAAGTGGGAACCAAAGCGAAAACGGATGTTCTGCAGGCAGAGATGGGGGTAGCAGGTGCTCAGGCCAGCCTGACAAGCGCCCAAAACGCCGTTGAGGTAGCTCGCATGGATCTGAACGACTTCCTCGGCGTTGATTTGAACAAACAGTGGAAGGTTGTTTCCTCCAACAAGCAGGCTGCTCCGATCAAAATGACCATGCAGCAGGCAGAAGAGCAGGCGATCTCCAAACGCGTCGAAATGACCAAGGCGCAGGAAGAGCTGAATTTGGCCGAGCTGAACGTCAAGCTGATCGAGGAATACTCTGCCCTGTCCACATGGCCGGGTAAAGTTGCGCGCAACAACGTGGAAAAATCCAAGCTGGCGCTGGAAGAGCAAAAACGCACCATTTCCAAAGAGGTGGCACAGGCGTATCTGAACCTGGATGCAGCCAGAAAAGCGATCGAGTACCAAAAAACGGCGAAGGATTCCGCAGCGGAAAGCTATCGCCTGACCAATTTGCGCTTTGAAAACGGTCTGGCGACTACTCTCGAAGTGATTCAGGCAGAGGAAGAATTGTCCGATCGCGAGAATCAATACCAGAAGGCTGTGTTGAATTACAACCTGGCTGTCGTCAACTTTGAAACAGCTCTTGGAAACTAA
- a CDS encoding YigZ family protein gives MLQQYKTIAGYGEDYIVIERSRFIGYAQRVTTEEEASAFIAMIKKKHWDATHNCSAFVIGENDQIQRSSDDGEPSGTAGKPILECIKKNGVKDTVVVVTRYFGGIKLGAGGLVRAYTAGTVTALKAAGIVVHTLHQKVSVNVDYHWWGKVENELRLTEQRVVGTDYTDRVTVHVLIPDGQQDAFVAGMIDLTNGQAQIELGEKEYVEVPVEAVGDED, from the coding sequence ATGCTGCAGCAATACAAGACGATTGCCGGCTACGGGGAAGACTACATTGTCATCGAGCGCTCCCGCTTCATCGGGTATGCGCAGCGAGTGACGACCGAGGAGGAAGCCAGCGCGTTTATCGCCATGATCAAAAAGAAACACTGGGACGCGACGCATAACTGCTCCGCCTTTGTCATCGGAGAAAACGATCAGATCCAGCGCTCAAGCGACGATGGCGAACCGAGCGGCACGGCCGGAAAACCGATCCTCGAGTGCATCAAGAAAAACGGGGTCAAGGATACCGTCGTTGTCGTGACCCGTTACTTCGGCGGAATCAAGCTGGGAGCCGGAGGGCTGGTCCGCGCATATACGGCGGGAACGGTAACGGCTTTGAAAGCGGCCGGGATCGTGGTGCACACCCTCCACCAAAAGGTGTCCGTCAATGTGGACTACCATTGGTGGGGAAAAGTCGAGAACGAACTGCGCCTGACCGAACAGCGAGTCGTGGGCACCGACTATACGGACCGTGTGACGGTACACGTCCTGATCCCGGATGGCCAACAGGATGCGTTCGTCGCAGGGATGATCGATCTGACAAACGGCCAGGCCCAGATCGAGCTGGGTGAAAAGGAATATGTCGAAGTACCTGTCGAAGCGGTAGGCGACGAGGACTGA
- a CDS encoding S-layer homology domain-containing protein — MSDNEREKTIPRTKNGEIKEKENWRGETMFKASQQVRRWFALCLIMMMLVTGLIPAVPTSAAAQGTWTIKNPSDLIVNNGGTGQTTPSEINSFGTQSNPVEVKTRSIKGIVLTNSVANNNTVTVKVQDQVVTFDKPQAFVGNTLTLDKFDIDRNGNVTKVEVTFNDEKITMFYKLEKGSYGTSLTFKANGVEVGRVGDPGNENDPIVVYNSKLSGLEFSYNGGTLDPEPLIEVQVNGVTVQSYSGTLAKPLPATVSLETISLKSSLNMIKVVAVNTGYEKTVVYDYQQVGSAIVLTDYKDQGNSKNNAVIHPENHITLRGVVGTSSGIKPENLRLEISTNNGQNIKDLSSTAPSISGLSFTFYDIELEPGLNEITFYDQVGAKRIEHLHFFVVYNNTPYIDNITVNDTPLGLTTTLITVPSNKRLSLSVDGSVKSADRVVVKNMTTNEEVETKVSSGTFSASISSVLGENRLAFTVYSKNTTVGVITRTIHVVSRDKNTANQLNNVEIIQSIPGPPPSEKSYALDLNKVVTISGSIDANGNTETFRIKGKALLQFENNALQTFKALRLKFSKPGSSFTVEVAPSKADSKGSGFTEYTFDTDIQTKINNATVKAGLFKDGDVYTVSADYVFIQKDNATPPSEVEDYAVINGYEYKFMFTDSNKAQFVKATYDGTKELYEGGVNVLGKSNVGITIQTKNMSNNPSDYKVLYEGKEVTPQVSTNQIYIDMKNLPAGTGTLEIRYSGSNGPVSVTYKLRVEVSPYVHLTYTDGTGQKTFESGYEASSDSDFYTLNGKIYNYQLTNQNIIVRLNNVDIVELDDDNNDSQDDNDGIGDGKVGGLKINPSTASNPVGSISIPASAIREIINARGQGEHELEIKLTTDPSVSLTYSILYMSSKAPTINDIKLEIIENGKTTELTKKATDTAYQTSAKFLSGFSFKVEDGAEHVYIEKSGKRIADFRYENGDWELQENNQDYINTIRDIPSDLQDDFESLNFEAQSRILFDAKMKSREYGDLIESVQDELSKAEEQENVLALFPLTLKKNGSTTYTIVAEDSKGAVVRYNLTINQTTNSWEVISPVKAKESDQYIVVNSNSVPIKIFAENANKVLFGKTEAVVTNTDNPDFKYDKDRGREIPETYYVFTATVSLKKGLNKIKYTVQVGSNSYNDEIQIFNANSSVNGAEYRDILGKKVSFSVFDKALELKFPSGTVLLSPENKLEGEEVKNPLGDIFVDVPLYFGIADRTTGQVTIPGSNMSSKLDLDDNFNYASPLYYVDAGDKEAPGGRDPYEENDDDIRDFKSRNEENLVPSRAGTLSIKYDASIVNAANNILTVFYQSGSGDWQNLGGVVNTGKKVITVPFRGFGYYIVLKNRESFDDVIGHEYARDAMETLFSKGIMVNYRANEFGAYKDISRGEFATMLVKALDLPINDGPYEDEDTPSSPTFKDVNPRRDRWDYEYKYIETAARAGIVRGKEPGYFRPEQPLSRQEAAIMIARALNMKLGTLDASKLALGKMFEDAKDVSYYAAPSVLAVAKAKLMNGEPKDPNAKKPVYRFVPNTNLTRADMAVITIRVMVQLKKLPKQ, encoded by the coding sequence TTGTCCGATAATGAAAGGGAGAAAACTATACCCAGAACAAAAAATGGGGAAATAAAGGAAAAAGAAAATTGGAGAGGTGAAACAATGTTTAAAGCCAGTCAACAAGTCCGTCGTTGGTTCGCCCTTTGCTTGATCATGATGATGCTTGTAACCGGTCTGATCCCGGCGGTTCCAACTTCAGCTGCGGCACAGGGAACATGGACTATTAAAAACCCTTCCGACTTAATCGTAAATAATGGTGGTACTGGTCAGACTACACCTAGTGAAATCAACTCTTTTGGTACACAATCCAATCCTGTGGAAGTAAAGACAAGATCGATTAAAGGAATAGTCCTGACAAACTCGGTTGCAAATAATAATACGGTAACAGTCAAAGTTCAGGACCAAGTAGTTACATTCGACAAACCACAAGCGTTTGTTGGGAACACGCTTACTCTGGATAAATTTGATATTGATAGAAACGGGAATGTGACAAAGGTAGAAGTAACGTTTAACGATGAAAAGATTACCATGTTTTACAAACTGGAAAAAGGGTCGTATGGAACATCGCTTACTTTTAAGGCGAATGGAGTTGAGGTCGGGAGGGTAGGTGACCCGGGCAATGAAAACGATCCGATCGTAGTGTATAACAGTAAATTGTCGGGGCTTGAGTTTTCCTATAACGGTGGAACTCTTGATCCGGAACCTCTGATAGAAGTGCAAGTAAATGGTGTGACTGTTCAATCGTATTCGGGAACTCTTGCAAAACCACTTCCAGCGACCGTTAGTTTGGAAACGATTAGTCTTAAGAGCAGTTTAAATATGATTAAGGTCGTTGCAGTAAACACTGGGTACGAGAAAACGGTAGTTTATGATTATCAACAGGTTGGCAGCGCGATCGTATTAACAGATTACAAAGACCAGGGGAATAGCAAAAATAACGCTGTTATTCATCCCGAGAATCATATCACCCTTCGAGGTGTGGTCGGAACTTCAAGTGGTATAAAGCCTGAGAACCTGAGATTGGAGATTTCCACAAATAACGGTCAAAACATCAAGGATTTAAGTTCTACCGCGCCATCAATATCCGGCTTGAGCTTTACCTTTTATGATATTGAACTGGAACCGGGACTGAATGAGATTACGTTTTATGATCAGGTAGGCGCTAAAAGAATTGAACACCTTCATTTTTTTGTGGTGTACAATAACACTCCGTACATTGACAATATTACGGTAAATGACACCCCTTTAGGATTGACGACTACCTTGATTACTGTTCCTTCGAATAAACGGTTGTCACTTAGTGTAGACGGTTCGGTGAAGAGTGCAGACAGAGTTGTAGTAAAAAACATGACTACAAATGAAGAAGTGGAAACCAAAGTTTCCTCAGGGACCTTTTCTGCTTCCATTTCTTCTGTTCTAGGCGAGAACAGACTGGCTTTTACTGTTTATAGTAAAAATACAACAGTCGGAGTCATCACTCGTACAATCCATGTTGTGTCGAGAGATAAAAATACTGCCAATCAGCTTAACAATGTGGAGATAATCCAATCCATACCTGGTCCCCCGCCAAGTGAGAAAAGCTATGCTTTGGATCTCAACAAAGTAGTGACGATATCAGGTAGTATAGATGCGAATGGTAACACCGAGACCTTCAGAATTAAAGGAAAGGCTCTCTTGCAGTTTGAGAATAATGCCTTGCAAACATTTAAAGCCCTGCGACTCAAGTTTTCGAAACCGGGGAGTAGCTTTACGGTCGAAGTAGCTCCATCAAAAGCAGACAGTAAAGGGTCTGGATTTACTGAGTATACGTTTGATACTGATATTCAAACGAAAATCAATAATGCAACGGTTAAAGCAGGACTCTTTAAAGACGGGGATGTCTACACGGTTAGTGCTGATTATGTGTTCATCCAAAAAGACAACGCTACTCCCCCGAGTGAGGTAGAGGACTACGCAGTTATTAACGGGTACGAATACAAATTTATGTTTACCGACTCCAATAAGGCCCAATTTGTCAAAGCGACTTACGACGGGACGAAGGAGCTTTACGAGGGGGGTGTAAACGTCCTAGGAAAATCGAATGTGGGAATTACCATCCAAACCAAGAATATGAGTAATAACCCATCCGATTACAAGGTATTATATGAGGGGAAGGAAGTTACTCCCCAAGTAAGCACAAATCAAATTTATATTGACATGAAAAATCTTCCGGCAGGTACCGGGACTCTGGAGATTAGGTATTCGGGTTCCAATGGCCCGGTTTCCGTCACATACAAACTGCGTGTTGAGGTATCCCCTTACGTACATTTGACCTATACTGACGGAACGGGGCAAAAAACTTTCGAGAGTGGTTACGAAGCCAGCAGCGATAGTGACTTCTACACACTGAACGGGAAAATTTACAATTACCAACTGACAAATCAAAACATTATAGTTAGATTAAATAATGTTGATATAGTTGAACTTGATGATGATAACAACGATTCGCAAGATGATAATGACGGTATTGGGGATGGCAAAGTTGGAGGGTTGAAAATCAATCCATCCACTGCTTCGAACCCTGTCGGTTCTATTTCCATTCCAGCATCTGCTATTCGTGAGATCATCAACGCCAGGGGACAAGGAGAACACGAACTGGAAATCAAGTTGACTACGGATCCATCGGTCAGCCTTACCTACTCCATTCTATATATGTCTTCGAAAGCACCAACGATTAATGACATAAAGCTGGAAATCATCGAGAATGGCAAAACGACCGAATTGACGAAAAAAGCAACAGATACAGCTTATCAAACCAGTGCCAAGTTCTTGAGCGGATTTAGTTTCAAAGTAGAAGATGGTGCGGAACATGTATACATCGAGAAGAGTGGGAAACGAATTGCTGATTTCCGTTATGAAAACGGAGACTGGGAACTTCAGGAGAATAATCAGGATTACATCAACACGATTCGCGATATCCCGTCAGACTTGCAAGATGATTTCGAGAGTCTCAACTTTGAGGCGCAGAGCCGCATATTGTTTGATGCAAAGATGAAAAGCCGTGAATACGGTGACTTGATTGAATCCGTACAAGACGAACTTTCAAAGGCGGAAGAACAAGAGAATGTACTCGCTCTGTTCCCGCTTACTCTGAAAAAGAATGGTTCTACAACTTATACGATTGTAGCTGAAGATTCGAAAGGTGCAGTAGTTCGATACAATTTGACCATTAATCAAACAACGAATAGCTGGGAAGTAATCTCTCCGGTTAAGGCAAAAGAATCCGATCAATATATCGTTGTCAATTCGAACAGTGTTCCAATTAAAATCTTTGCAGAAAATGCAAACAAAGTACTGTTCGGAAAAACAGAGGCAGTTGTAACCAATACGGACAACCCTGACTTTAAGTACGACAAAGATCGGGGTAGGGAAATACCGGAGACTTACTATGTGTTTACAGCAACGGTGTCGTTGAAAAAGGGTTTAAACAAAATCAAATACACGGTGCAGGTGGGCAGCAATTCGTACAATGATGAAATTCAAATCTTTAACGCAAATTCATCTGTAAATGGTGCAGAGTACCGTGATATTTTAGGGAAAAAGGTTTCCTTTAGTGTTTTTGATAAAGCACTCGAATTGAAATTCCCATCGGGAACAGTGCTCCTTTCACCCGAAAATAAGTTGGAAGGAGAAGAAGTGAAAAATCCACTCGGAGATATCTTTGTAGATGTTCCTTTGTATTTTGGTATCGCCGATCGTACAACGGGTCAAGTTACTATCCCAGGTTCAAATATGAGCTCCAAATTGGATTTGGATGATAACTTTAACTATGCAAGCCCCCTGTACTACGTAGATGCTGGGGACAAAGAGGCTCCTGGCGGACGCGATCCTTACGAAGAGAATGATGATGATATTAGGGATTTTAAATCGAGGAACGAAGAAAACCTTGTCCCAAGTCGTGCAGGAACTTTGTCGATTAAGTACGACGCATCTATTGTTAATGCGGCAAATAATATTCTTACTGTCTTCTACCAAAGTGGTTCCGGTGATTGGCAGAACCTTGGTGGTGTCGTTAATACAGGTAAAAAGGTAATTACGGTACCGTTTAGAGGATTTGGGTATTATATAGTGCTCAAAAACCGAGAGTCCTTTGACGACGTAATTGGCCACGAATACGCTCGGGACGCAATGGAGACATTGTTCTCGAAAGGTATTATGGTCAATTACCGAGCCAATGAGTTTGGAGCATACAAAGACATTAGTCGTGGTGAATTTGCAACCATGCTGGTTAAGGCGCTGGATTTACCGATTAACGATGGACCGTATGAGGATGAGGATACTCCATCCAGTCCAACGTTTAAAGATGTAAATCCGAGACGTGACAGATGGGACTATGAATACAAATATATTGAAACTGCAGCTCGTGCTGGCATTGTACGAGGCAAGGAACCGGGATATTTCAGACCTGAGCAGCCATTGTCTCGCCAAGAAGCAGCGATTATGATTGCGCGTGCACTTAACATGAAGTTGGGGACACTGGATGCATCCAAACTGGCTTTAGGAAAGATGTTCGAAGATGCAAAAGATGTAAGTTACTATGCAGCTCCATCTGTTCTGGCAGTGGCCAAAGCAAAATTGATGAATGGCGAACCCAAGGATCCAAACGCGAAAAAACCTGTTTATCGCTTTGTCCCAAATACAAATCTGACTCGTGCAGATATGGCGGTCATCACCATCCGCGTCATGGTTCAACTGAAAAAACTCCCGAAACAATAA
- a CDS encoding MraY family glycosyltransferase, which yields MSTLILGFLTSLIVSFIATPYVKRLAVKVGAVDAPNQRKVHTRIMPRMGGLAIYLGYLVAFFLFVPYSSIGEMLGIFIGSTIVMVVGMLDDKYQLSPKWKLLGQLAATAIVVIPFGLKIGVVNLPYTGSIDFSSGWLFWLAIPITMFWIVGVTNAVNLIDGLDGLSAGVSAIATATMAIMALLMGDYKVATYCFVLLGAIVGFLYFNFHPARLFMGDTGSLFLGFNLAALSIMGFKEALFVSFIIPIVVLGVPLWDTFFAIVRRIVNKKPISSPDKGHLHHCLLNMGLSHRATVLTIYSISIFFGTMAILLTKTTKWTTLIVMVALLIATHLGTEIVGLVSRRHRPLINAYRRLKVKYAEQQRRTN from the coding sequence ATGTCTACATTAATCCTCGGATTTTTGACTTCGCTGATCGTATCGTTTATTGCTACACCGTATGTAAAGAGGCTCGCAGTGAAGGTAGGAGCAGTCGATGCGCCCAACCAGCGCAAGGTACATACGCGGATCATGCCCCGCATGGGCGGACTCGCGATTTACCTGGGCTATCTGGTAGCGTTCTTCCTGTTCGTGCCGTACTCGAGCATCGGGGAAATGCTGGGGATTTTCATCGGCAGCACGATTGTGATGGTAGTGGGGATGCTGGATGACAAGTATCAGCTCTCGCCCAAGTGGAAGCTGCTTGGCCAACTGGCTGCGACGGCGATCGTCGTCATTCCGTTCGGCCTGAAAATTGGCGTCGTCAACCTGCCGTACACAGGCAGCATCGATTTCAGCAGCGGCTGGCTCTTCTGGCTCGCCATCCCGATCACGATGTTTTGGATCGTCGGCGTGACGAATGCCGTCAATCTGATCGACGGACTGGACGGCTTGTCGGCTGGCGTGTCGGCCATCGCGACTGCGACGATGGCGATCATGGCGCTGCTGATGGGCGATTACAAGGTCGCCACCTACTGTTTCGTGCTCCTCGGAGCGATTGTTGGTTTTCTGTACTTCAACTTTCACCCGGCTCGCCTGTTCATGGGCGACACCGGTTCGCTGTTTTTGGGCTTCAACCTGGCTGCCTTGTCGATCATGGGTTTTAAAGAGGCACTTTTCGTTTCGTTCATCATCCCCATCGTCGTGCTGGGCGTGCCGCTCTGGGACACATTCTTCGCCATCGTGCGCCGGATCGTGAACAAGAAGCCGATCTCCAGCCCGGACAAGGGGCACTTGCACCACTGCCTGCTCAACATGGGCCTGTCCCACAGGGCCACCGTGCTGACGATTTACTCGATCAGCATTTTCTTCGGAACGATGGCGATCTTGCTCACCAAGACCACCAAGTGGACGACCCTCATCGTCATGGTCGCCCTTCTGATCGCGACCCACCTGGGTACGGAGATCGTCGGACTGGTGAGCCGCAGACACAGACCGTTGATTAATGCGTATCGCAGATTGAAAGTCAAGTACGCGGAGCAACAACGGAGAACTAACTAA